A window of the Vigna angularis cultivar LongXiaoDou No.4 chromosome 3, ASM1680809v1, whole genome shotgun sequence genome harbors these coding sequences:
- the LOC128196040 gene encoding uncharacterized protein LOC128196040, with product MARNEEKAQSMLNRFITMKAEEKKKPKERRPFLASECRDLSEADKWRQQIMREIGRKVAEIQNEGLGEHRLRDLNNEINKLIREKSHWERRIVELGGPNYAKHSAKMTDLDGNIVDVPNSDGRGPGYRYFGAAKKLPGVKELFEKPPELRKRRTRYDIYKRIDASYYGYRDDEDGVLERLEGPAEDAMWREAAEEWRRLDEVRREARKGVKSGEVAEVSAVAREMLREEEEVVEEERQREKEEEKEKREFIVHVPLPDEKEIERRVLEKKKMELLNKYVSEGLMEEQTEAKDMLNIQR from the coding sequence ATGGCTCGAAACGAGGAGAAGGCGCAGTCGATGCTGAACCGCTTCATCACGATGAAGgcggaggagaagaagaagccGAAGGAACGCCGTCCGTTCCTTGCTTCGGAGTGCCGCGACCTGTCGGAGGCCGACAAGTGGCGCCAACAGATCATGCGCGAGATCGGGCGGAAGGTGGCGGAGATTCAGAACGAGGGTCTGGGCGAACACCGCCTGCGTGATCTCAACAACGAGATCAACAAGCTCATTCGGGAGAAGTCTCATTGGGAGCGACGAATCGTGGAGCTCGGCGGGCCCAATTACGCCAAGCACTCGGCCAAAATGACGGACCTCGACGGCAACATTGTTGACGTTCCCAACTCGGACGGGCGCGGCCCCGGTTACCGATACTTCGGCGCGGCGAAGAAGCTTCCCGGCGTCAAGGAGCTCTTCGAGAAGCCCCCAGAGCTCCGCAAGCGGCGCACGCGGTATGACATTTATAAGCGGATTGATGCGAGTTATTACGGTTACCGTGATGACGAGGATGGCGTGCTGGAGCGGCTGGAGGGCCCAGCGGAGGATGCGATGTGGCGGGAGGCGGCAGAGGAGTGGAGGAGATTGGATGAAGTGAGGAGGGAGGCGAGGAAGGGGGTGAAAAGTGGGGAGGTGGCAGAGGTGTCGGCGGTGGCTAGGGAGATGCTGagggaggaggaggaggtggtggaggaggagaggcaaagagagaaagaggaggagaaggagaagagggagTTTATTGTGCACGTGCCGCTGCCGGATGAGAAGGAGATTGAGAGGAGGGTgctggagaagaagaagatggagctGTTGAATAAGTATGTGAGTGAGGGGCTTATGGAGGAGCAGACCGAGGCCAAGGACATGCTCAATATTCAGCGTTAG
- the LOC128195904 gene encoding receptor-like cytoplasmic kinase 176, which translates to MKVALDAAKGLAYLHSDEAKVIYRDFKASNILLDSNYNAKLSDFGLAKDGPAGDESHVSTRVMGTYGYAAPEYIATGHFTKKSDVYSFGVVLLEIMSGKRALDSNRPSGEHNLIEWAKPYLSNKRRIFQVMDARIEGQYSTREAMKVANLAIQCLSVEPRFRPKMDEVVTALEELQDSSEKTVAGVGSHRHHQTGRSDHSSRSSGYRQHRGKQHETTKK; encoded by the exons ATGAAGGTTGCTCTTGATGCCGCTAAGGGTCTTGCATATCTTCATAGCGATGAAGCAAAAGTGATATATCGAGACTTCAAAGCTTCTAATATCTTACTTGATTCG AATTACAATGCAAAACTTTCTGATTTTGGCTTGGCAAAGGATGGACCAGCAGGTGATGAAAGCCATGTCTCTACAAGGGTAATGGGCACTTATGGCTATGCTGCTCCTGAATATATTGCCACAG GTCACTTTACAAAGAAGAGTGATGTCTACAGTTTTGGGGTTGTTCTGCTTGAAATCATGTCTGGCAAACGTGCCCTTGACAGCAACAGGCCAAGTGGGGAGCACAATTTAATTGAATGGGCCAAACCATACCTCAGCAACAAACGCAGGATCTTCCAAGTCATGGATGCTCGCATCGAAGGCCAATACTCGACGCGCGAAGCCATGAAAGTAGCCAACCTTGCCATTCAATGCCTCTCTGTGGAGCCAAGATTTAGACcaaaaatggatgaagtggtgACAGCATTGGAGGAACTTCAGGATTCTAGTGAAAAAACTGTTGCAGGGGTGGGAAGCCATCGTCATCATCAAACTGGGAGGAGTGATCATAGCTCAAGAAGCAGTGGCTACAGACAACATAGAGGTAAACAACATGAAACAACAAAGAAGTGA